One Angustibacter luteus genomic window carries:
- a CDS encoding TIGR01777 family oxidoreductase, with protein MKVVVTGASGLIGSALVPHLREQGHEVLSLVRRTPASRHQARWDPDEGRIDVAALQGTDAVVHLAGAGVGDHRWTASYKRTILQSRVDGTTLISRTIAELDPAPRVLVSASGIDYYPDTDTEVTERSGRGTAFLSDVVEAWEGATASAREAGIAVSYARSALVLARKGGVLERLRPLVNLGLAGPIGPGDQWWSWITLDDQVRALTRLLDGDLPGPVNLSSPDPVPQRELVRALARQAHRPAILPAPTFALRAAVGQFSETIVASHRVVPRRLLDAGFTFEHPTLADAVRWVSS; from the coding sequence ATGAAGGTCGTCGTCACAGGTGCCTCCGGGCTGATCGGTTCGGCCCTCGTGCCCCACCTGCGCGAGCAGGGCCACGAGGTGCTGTCCCTGGTCCGCCGCACCCCCGCGTCCCGGCACCAGGCCCGGTGGGACCCCGACGAGGGACGCATCGACGTGGCGGCCCTACAGGGCACCGATGCGGTCGTCCACCTGGCCGGCGCCGGAGTCGGCGACCACCGCTGGACGGCGTCGTACAAGCGCACCATCCTTCAGTCCCGGGTGGACGGCACCACGCTGATCAGCCGCACCATCGCCGAGCTCGACCCGGCCCCGCGGGTCCTGGTGAGCGCGTCCGGCATCGACTACTACCCGGACACCGACACCGAGGTGACCGAGCGGTCGGGACGTGGGACGGCGTTCCTGAGCGACGTCGTCGAGGCGTGGGAGGGGGCGACAGCATCGGCCCGCGAGGCCGGCATCGCCGTCTCGTACGCCCGGTCGGCCCTCGTGCTGGCCCGAAAGGGCGGCGTCCTGGAACGGCTGCGGCCGTTGGTCAACCTCGGTCTGGCCGGTCCGATCGGCCCCGGTGACCAGTGGTGGAGCTGGATCACCCTGGACGACCAGGTGCGTGCGCTGACCAGGCTGCTGGACGGCGACCTTCCCGGTCCGGTGAACCTGAGCTCGCCGGACCCCGTCCCACAGCGCGAGCTGGTTCGCGCGCTCGCTCGGCAGGCGCACCGGCCGGCGATCCTGCCCGCGCCGACGTTCGCGCTGCGCGCAGCCGTGGGCCAGTTCAGCGAGACGATCGTGGCCAGCCACCGGGTGGTCCCGCGGCGCCTGCTGGACGCCGGGTTCACCTTCGAGCACCCGACGCTGGCGGACGCCGTGCGCTGGGTGTCGAGCTGA
- the lpdA gene encoding dihydrolipoyl dehydrogenase: protein MADSTGEVFDIVILGGGSGGYACAFRAAELGLSVALVERDKLGGTCLHRGCIPTKALLHAAEVADVAREGSSFGVKTALDGIDMSGVNSYKDGVVSRLYKGLQGLAKAHKVELVEGEGRLVAKDTVQVGDRQVKGRHVVLATGSYARSLPGLEIGGRVITSDQALTLDWVPNSVVVLGGGVIGVEFASVWKSFGAEVTIVEALPHLVPVEDEAASKALERAFRKRKINFKLNARFESVSQDDSGVTVSLEGGETLQADLLLVAVGRGPTSAGLGYEEVGVTVDRGFIPTDERLHTNVDGVFAVGDLVPGLQLAHRGFAHGIFVAEEIAGLAPVPVVDSGIPRITYCDPEVASVGLSEVQAKEKYGDDQVETLEYNLGGNGKSQILGTTGFVKLIREKNGPVVGFVAVGARMGEQVGEASLIVNWEAYPEEVAQLIHAHPTQNESLGEAHLALAGKPLHVHA from the coding sequence GTGGCTGACAGCACCGGCGAGGTCTTCGACATCGTGATCCTCGGGGGTGGCAGCGGCGGTTACGCCTGCGCCTTCCGGGCGGCCGAGCTGGGTCTGTCCGTGGCCCTCGTCGAGCGGGACAAGCTGGGCGGCACGTGCCTGCACCGCGGCTGCATCCCGACCAAGGCGCTGCTGCACGCGGCCGAGGTGGCGGACGTCGCGCGCGAGGGTTCGAGCTTCGGTGTGAAGACCGCCCTGGACGGCATCGACATGAGCGGGGTCAACTCGTACAAGGACGGCGTGGTCAGCCGCCTGTACAAGGGCCTGCAGGGCCTGGCGAAGGCCCACAAGGTCGAGCTCGTCGAGGGCGAGGGCCGGCTGGTCGCCAAGGACACCGTGCAGGTCGGCGACCGCCAGGTGAAGGGCCGCCACGTGGTCCTGGCCACCGGCTCGTACGCCCGCTCGCTGCCCGGTCTGGAGATCGGCGGCCGGGTCATCACCAGCGACCAGGCGCTCACCCTGGACTGGGTGCCGAACAGCGTGGTCGTCCTCGGTGGCGGCGTGATCGGCGTCGAGTTCGCGAGCGTCTGGAAGTCCTTCGGGGCCGAGGTGACGATCGTCGAGGCGCTGCCGCACCTGGTGCCGGTCGAGGACGAGGCCGCCTCCAAGGCGCTCGAGCGTGCCTTCCGCAAGCGCAAGATCAACTTCAAGCTGAACGCCCGGTTCGAGAGCGTGAGCCAGGACGACAGCGGCGTCACCGTGTCCCTCGAGGGTGGCGAGACGCTGCAGGCCGACCTGCTCCTCGTCGCCGTCGGCCGCGGCCCGACGTCCGCCGGTCTCGGGTACGAGGAGGTCGGCGTCACCGTCGACCGCGGCTTCATCCCCACCGACGAGCGACTGCACACGAACGTGGACGGCGTGTTCGCCGTCGGCGACCTGGTCCCGGGCCTGCAGCTGGCCCACCGCGGCTTCGCGCACGGCATCTTCGTCGCGGAGGAGATCGCCGGTCTCGCGCCCGTGCCGGTCGTCGACTCCGGCATCCCGCGGATCACGTACTGCGACCCCGAGGTCGCCTCGGTCGGCCTCTCCGAGGTGCAGGCCAAGGAGAAGTACGGCGACGACCAGGTGGAGACCCTCGAGTACAACCTGGGCGGCAACGGCAAGAGCCAGATCCTGGGCACCACCGGCTTCGTGAAGCTCATCCGCGAGAAGAACGGCCCCGTGGTCGGCTTCGTCGCGGTCGGCGCGCGGATGGGTGAGCAGGTCGGCGAGGCCTCGCTCATCGTGAACTGGGAGGCCTACCCCGAGGAGGTCGCCCAGCTGATCCACGCGCACCCGACGCAGAACGAGTCGCTGGGTGAGGCGCACCTCGCCCTGGCCGGCAAGCCGCTGCACGTGCACGCCTGA
- a CDS encoding adenosylcobinamide-GDP ribazoletransferase, translated as MSRPGALRDGVRLATGTLTVLPVPAPVTVDREAAGRAMALAGLVALLPGSLVALVGWAGSALGAPPLLVGAVAVGALAWSSRGLHLDGLADTADGLAASYDRERALAVMRTGDVGPIGAATLVLVLLAQVACVAALVEQPLLSGAAVVVSRAVLALACASGVPAARSDGLGAMVAGSVPRWAAGSAVLLAGVVVTLAALASGTPWWSGPLAAALAVLAAGAVLVRCTRRLGGITGDVLGALVEVSLAATLAVLATAA; from the coding sequence GTGAGCCGCCCCGGCGCCCTACGCGACGGCGTCCGGCTGGCGACGGGCACCCTCACCGTGCTGCCCGTCCCCGCGCCGGTCACCGTCGACCGGGAGGCGGCCGGCCGGGCCATGGCGCTGGCCGGGCTGGTGGCCCTGCTGCCCGGCTCACTCGTGGCACTGGTGGGCTGGGCCGGGTCGGCCCTGGGCGCCCCGCCGTTGCTGGTCGGCGCCGTCGCCGTCGGCGCCCTCGCGTGGTCGAGCCGGGGCCTGCACCTGGACGGCCTGGCCGACACCGCCGACGGGCTGGCCGCCAGCTACGACCGCGAACGGGCGCTGGCAGTGATGCGTACCGGGGACGTCGGCCCGATCGGCGCCGCCACGCTGGTGCTCGTGCTCCTCGCGCAGGTGGCGTGCGTGGCCGCGCTGGTCGAGCAGCCGCTGCTCTCGGGCGCCGCGGTGGTCGTCTCACGCGCCGTGCTCGCGCTGGCCTGCGCCTCGGGGGTTCCCGCCGCGCGCAGTGACGGGTTGGGAGCCATGGTCGCCGGGTCCGTGCCCCGCTGGGCCGCCGGTTCCGCCGTCCTGCTGGCTGGGGTCGTGGTGACCCTCGCCGCGCTCGCCTCCGGCACGCCGTGGTGGTCCGGCCCGCTCGCCGCGGCGCTCGCCGTGCTGGCCGCCGGCGCCGTCCTGGTCCGCTGCACCCGCCGGCTGGGTGGCATCACCGGTGACGTCCTCGGCGCCCTGGTCGAGGTGTCCCTGGCAGCGACGCTCGCCGTCCTCGCGACCGCCGCCTGA
- a CDS encoding oxidoreductase, translating into MAWFRRRPKTAPTPSNRPTKKDVEVATAHLRNFVTTRVGVEMYVEPQTSVTPTTAVLIAATGEWTRRRVSGPQAAGDLARELGIPVYDVQQTGYPGRMREWTSHQRKQQQG; encoded by the coding sequence GTGGCGTGGTTCCGACGTCGTCCCAAGACGGCACCGACTCCGTCCAACCGTCCGACCAAGAAGGACGTCGAGGTCGCGACCGCGCACCTGCGAAACTTCGTGACCACCCGGGTGGGCGTCGAGATGTACGTCGAGCCGCAGACCTCGGTGACGCCGACCACCGCGGTGCTGATCGCGGCCACGGGCGAGTGGACGCGGCGCCGGGTCAGCGGCCCGCAGGCCGCCGGCGACCTGGCCCGTGAGCTCGGCATCCCCGTGTACGACGTCCAGCAGACCGGCTACCCCGGCCGGATGCGTGAGTGGACGTCTCACCAGCGCAAGCAGCAGCAGGGCTAG
- a CDS encoding leucyl aminopeptidase, whose amino-acid sequence MTSLSLSDKDVKSIKTDTLVVGVASSADGPVLVDGGVLPRALRTSLSGALAGIGVTGATDQVVRIPAGKDVAAIAIAFTGLGKAVTGRTSTYDLETLRRAAGAATRALPGTTSVAFALPAKTADAVAAVSEGALLGAYSFTRHRARTADDVKAPVSDVTVLTPLAADKAANAAASRAQEIAKAVHLVRDLVNTAPGDLPPAAFADEVVAAAKAHPVKVEVLDEKALAKGGYGGILGVGLGSSRPPRLVKITYAPRGAKKHLALIGKGITFDTGGISLKPPAGMETMKSDMAGGATVAAAVLALARLRTKVKVTAWVPLAENMPSGTAQRPSDVLTTYGGRTVEVLNTDAEGRLVLADAIVAAGEEYPDAIIDVATLTGHQVVALGHRYAAIMANDDDLRGRIHAAAERSGETMWPMPLPAELRSSMDSQVADIANMGERMGGMLVAGIFLKEFVGDRADGEGKIAWAHVDIAGPSYCETKPWGYTPKGGTGHSLRTLVEFTEEFASS is encoded by the coding sequence GTGACCTCGCTCAGCCTGTCCGACAAGGACGTCAAGTCCATCAAGACCGACACTCTGGTGGTCGGTGTGGCGAGCTCGGCCGATGGGCCGGTCCTGGTCGACGGCGGGGTGCTGCCGCGCGCCCTGCGCACCAGCCTGTCCGGTGCGCTCGCGGGCATCGGGGTCACCGGTGCGACCGACCAGGTGGTGCGGATCCCGGCCGGCAAGGACGTCGCCGCCATCGCGATCGCGTTCACCGGGCTGGGCAAGGCCGTGACCGGACGCACCTCGACGTACGACCTCGAGACGCTGCGCCGTGCCGCCGGCGCCGCCACCCGCGCCCTGCCCGGGACGACGTCCGTCGCCTTCGCCCTGCCCGCCAAGACGGCGGACGCCGTGGCCGCGGTGAGCGAGGGCGCCCTGCTCGGCGCCTACTCGTTCACCCGCCACCGCGCGCGCACCGCGGACGACGTCAAGGCGCCGGTCTCCGACGTCACCGTCCTCACCCCGCTGGCCGCCGACAAGGCGGCCAACGCCGCCGCCAGCCGCGCCCAGGAGATCGCCAAGGCCGTGCACCTGGTCCGCGACCTGGTCAACACCGCCCCCGGCGACCTGCCCCCCGCCGCCTTCGCCGACGAGGTCGTCGCGGCCGCGAAGGCCCACCCGGTCAAGGTGGAGGTGCTGGACGAGAAGGCGCTCGCCAAGGGTGGCTACGGCGGCATCCTCGGCGTCGGCCTGGGCTCGAGCCGCCCGCCTCGCCTGGTCAAGATCACCTACGCACCGCGCGGGGCGAAGAAGCACCTGGCCCTGATCGGCAAGGGCATCACGTTCGACACGGGCGGTATCTCGCTCAAGCCGCCGGCGGGCATGGAGACCATGAAGTCCGACATGGCCGGCGGTGCCACCGTGGCCGCGGCCGTGCTCGCGCTGGCCCGGCTGCGCACCAAGGTCAAGGTGACCGCGTGGGTGCCGCTGGCCGAGAACATGCCGTCCGGCACGGCCCAGCGCCCGTCCGACGTGCTGACCACCTACGGCGGACGCACCGTCGAGGTCCTGAACACGGACGCCGAGGGCCGGCTCGTGCTGGCCGACGCGATCGTGGCGGCCGGTGAGGAGTACCCGGACGCGATCATCGACGTCGCGACGCTGACCGGCCACCAGGTGGTCGCGCTCGGCCACCGCTACGCCGCGATCATGGCCAACGACGACGACCTGCGCGGGCGCATCCACGCCGCGGCGGAGCGCTCCGGCGAGACGATGTGGCCGATGCCGCTGCCGGCCGAGCTGCGCTCGAGCATGGACTCGCAGGTCGCCGACATCGCGAACATGGGCGAGCGGATGGGCGGCATGCTCGTGGCCGGCATCTTCCTCAAGGAGTTCGTCGGCGACCGCGCGGACGGCGAGGGCAAGATCGCGTGGGCGCACGTGGACATCGCCGGGCCGTCCTACTGCGAGACCAAGCCGTGGGGCTACACACCCAAGGGAGGCACCGGGCACTCGCTGCGCACCCTGGTCGAGTTCACCGAGGAGTTCGCCAGCAGCTAG
- the sucB gene encoding 2-oxoglutarate dehydrogenase, E2 component, dihydrolipoamide succinyltransferase, translated as MSERVKMPALGESVTEGTVTRWLKQVGDQVEVDEPLLEVSTDKVDTEIPSPIAGTLQEVLVGEDETVPVGADLAVIGDGDAGSSDGGADEGADASDDAAEGGDEQATEQATEQPTEEQAEPSTEQEPSAETSEPEQSSTSDDTSDDTSDDDAAQPQQSGGSDESGSGTTVTMPALGESVTEGTVTRWLKAEGDSVEVDEPLLEVSTDKVDTEIPSPVAGTVSKLLVGEDETVPVGAELAIIGGGASEPQQQAEPEPEPERTPDPEPEPEPEAEPEPAPTPEPQQPESQAQPEPAATPAPSAPSAAAPAPAPAGDASSYVTPLVRKLAAEHGVDLAGVEGTGVGGRVRKQDVLDAAAAAKKAAEPEPAAAKPAAAAPAPAAASGVPAGVSAKRGTTEKMTRLRRLIAQRMVESLQTSAQLTTVIEVDVTKIARLRGRAKNDFAAREGVKLSFLPFFAQAAVEALKTHPTVNASIEGDEIVYHSQENLGIAVDTDKGLIVPVIRDAGDLNIAGIARKVSDLAERTRANKIAPDELGGGTFTLTNTGSRGALFDTPIINMPQVAILGTGAVVKRPVVVQDSDGGETIAIRSMVYLALSYDHRIVDGADAARFLVAMKDRLEEGAFEADLGL; from the coding sequence ATGTCAGAGCGGGTGAAGATGCCGGCCCTCGGCGAGTCCGTCACCGAGGGCACCGTGACGCGTTGGCTGAAGCAGGTGGGCGACCAGGTCGAGGTCGACGAGCCGCTGCTCGAGGTCTCGACCGACAAGGTCGACACCGAGATCCCCAGCCCCATCGCGGGCACCCTGCAGGAGGTGCTGGTCGGTGAGGACGAGACCGTTCCCGTCGGCGCCGACCTCGCCGTGATCGGGGACGGCGACGCCGGCTCTTCCGACGGGGGCGCCGACGAGGGTGCCGATGCTTCGGACGACGCTGCGGAGGGTGGCGACGAGCAGGCGACGGAGCAGGCGACGGAGCAGCCCACCGAGGAGCAGGCCGAGCCCTCCACCGAGCAGGAGCCGAGCGCGGAGACCTCCGAGCCTGAGCAGTCCTCGACCTCCGACGACACCTCCGACGACACCTCCGACGACGACGCGGCCCAGCCGCAGCAGTCTGGCGGCTCGGACGAGTCCGGATCCGGCACCACGGTGACCATGCCCGCGCTGGGCGAGTCCGTCACCGAGGGCACCGTCACGCGTTGGCTCAAGGCCGAGGGTGACTCGGTCGAGGTCGACGAGCCGCTGCTCGAGGTGTCCACCGACAAGGTCGACACCGAGATCCCCAGCCCCGTCGCCGGCACGGTGAGCAAGCTGCTCGTGGGCGAGGACGAGACCGTACCGGTCGGCGCCGAGCTCGCGATCATCGGCGGCGGGGCCAGCGAGCCCCAGCAGCAGGCCGAGCCGGAGCCGGAGCCCGAGCGGACCCCCGACCCCGAGCCCGAGCCCGAGCCGGAAGCGGAGCCCGAGCCGGCGCCGACCCCGGAGCCGCAGCAGCCGGAGTCCCAGGCCCAGCCCGAGCCGGCAGCCACCCCCGCGCCGTCCGCGCCGTCCGCGGCCGCACCTGCACCCGCACCCGCGGGTGACGCGTCAAGCTACGTGACCCCCCTGGTGCGCAAGCTGGCCGCTGAGCACGGCGTGGACCTGGCAGGCGTCGAGGGCACCGGCGTCGGCGGGCGCGTCCGCAAGCAGGACGTGCTGGATGCCGCCGCCGCGGCGAAGAAGGCAGCGGAGCCCGAGCCGGCCGCCGCCAAGCCCGCCGCAGCCGCGCCCGCCCCGGCGGCTGCCTCCGGGGTGCCGGCCGGCGTGTCGGCCAAGCGCGGCACGACGGAGAAGATGACCCGGCTGCGCCGACTGATCGCCCAGCGGATGGTCGAGTCGCTGCAGACCTCGGCCCAGCTGACCACGGTCATCGAGGTCGACGTCACGAAGATCGCCCGGCTGCGCGGGCGGGCCAAGAACGACTTCGCCGCCCGCGAGGGCGTCAAGCTCTCGTTCCTGCCGTTCTTCGCGCAGGCTGCGGTGGAGGCGCTCAAGACGCACCCGACCGTGAACGCGAGCATCGAGGGCGACGAGATCGTCTACCACTCCCAGGAGAACCTCGGCATCGCCGTCGACACCGACAAGGGCCTCATCGTTCCGGTGATCCGGGACGCGGGCGATCTCAACATCGCGGGCATCGCCCGGAAGGTGTCCGACCTCGCCGAGCGCACCCGGGCCAACAAGATCGCCCCGGACGAGCTCGGCGGTGGCACGTTCACCTTGACCAACACCGGCAGCCGCGGCGCCTTGTTCGACACGCCGATCATCAACATGCCGCAGGTCGCGATCCTCGGCACGGGGGCGGTCGTCAAACGACCGGTCGTCGTGCAGGACTCCGACGGCGGTGAGACGATCGCGATCCGCTCGATGGTCTACCTGGCCCTCAGCTACGACCACCGGATCGTGGACGGCGCCGATGCCGCACGCTTCCTGGTGGCCATGAAGGACCGCCTGGAGGAAGGCGCCTTCGAGGCCGACCTCGGGCTCTGA
- the gcvT gene encoding glycine cleavage system aminomethyltransferase GcvT, with translation MADTTHSPESSTSSGSPLRRSPLHERHEAAGAKMADFGGWSMPIEYAGGGVVAEHAAVRERVGLFDVSHLGKARVAGPGAADFVNAVLTNDLARIGPGKAQYTMCCDRSGGVVDDLIAYLRADDDVLLVPNAANTAEVVRRMQGAAPDGVEVEGQHEAYGVLAVQGPLSDQVLEALGLPTGHDYMSFVDADWQGVPVVVCRTGYTGERGYELLPPWDATAQLWDALVEAVTVAGGRVAGLGARDTLRTEMGYPLHGHELSLDISPVQARAGWAVGWRKPDFWGRDALVAEKQAGASRLLWGLLALDRGIPRDGFVVKRDGLDGDEVGVTTSGTFSPTLKQGIALALLERSVAEGDDVVVDVRGRALRCRVVKPPFVDVQTR, from the coding sequence ATGGCCGACACCACCCATTCGCCCGAGTCCAGCACGTCCTCCGGCTCGCCCCTTCGCCGCTCGCCGCTGCACGAGCGCCACGAGGCAGCCGGCGCGAAGATGGCGGACTTCGGTGGCTGGTCGATGCCGATCGAGTACGCCGGTGGCGGCGTCGTCGCCGAGCACGCGGCCGTGCGCGAGCGGGTCGGCCTGTTCGACGTCAGCCACCTCGGCAAGGCGCGGGTCGCCGGGCCGGGGGCGGCCGACTTCGTGAACGCGGTGCTGACCAACGACCTCGCTCGGATCGGGCCCGGCAAGGCGCAGTACACGATGTGCTGCGACCGCTCCGGCGGTGTGGTCGACGACCTGATCGCCTACCTGCGCGCTGACGACGACGTGCTGCTGGTGCCGAACGCGGCCAACACCGCCGAGGTGGTCCGCCGGATGCAGGGCGCCGCGCCGGACGGGGTCGAGGTCGAGGGCCAGCACGAGGCGTACGGCGTGCTCGCGGTGCAGGGGCCGCTGTCCGACCAGGTGCTCGAGGCGCTCGGACTGCCCACCGGTCACGACTACATGAGCTTCGTGGACGCCGACTGGCAGGGCGTGCCGGTCGTGGTGTGCCGCACCGGATACACGGGGGAGCGGGGCTACGAGCTGCTGCCGCCGTGGGACGCGACGGCCCAGCTGTGGGACGCCCTGGTCGAGGCGGTGACCGTCGCGGGGGGCCGGGTGGCCGGGCTGGGGGCCCGCGACACGCTGCGCACCGAGATGGGCTACCCGCTGCACGGTCACGAGCTGAGCCTGGACATCTCGCCGGTCCAGGCCCGGGCCGGGTGGGCGGTCGGCTGGAGGAAGCCGGACTTCTGGGGGCGGGACGCACTGGTGGCCGAGAAGCAGGCGGGCGCGTCGCGCTTGCTGTGGGGGCTGCTCGCGCTGGACCGCGGCATCCCGCGCGACGGCTTCGTCGTCAAGCGCGACGGTCTGGACGGAGACGAGGTCGGCGTGACGACGTCCGGTACCTTCTCGCCCACGCTGAAGCAGGGCATCGCCCTGGCGCTGCTGGAGCGGTCGGTGGCCGAGGGCGACGACGTCGTCGTCGACGTCCGTGGTCGGGCGCTGCGCTGCCGGGTGGTGAAGCCGCCGTTCGTGGACGTGCAGACCCGCTGA